The following proteins are co-located in the Elusimicrobiota bacterium genome:
- the hydA gene encoding dihydropyrimidinase, with amino-acid sequence MRFDLVVKGGTILSPKGKVRADVGVRGEKVAALAPRLDERGARTVDAKGCFVLPGGVDAHTHFDLPYRGTTTADDFATGTLAAAMGGTTTVLDFATQERGGSMLDALDEWHGKANGKSFTDYGFHMAVTDLPETRLRELDEVAAEGCPSFKFYMAYPGVLMLEDRHIFRGMLRLRSLGALAMVHAENGGLVAELVARARAEGKTAPRWHARTRPMAAEAEAAHRAIALAEAADCPLYVVHVTCGASMEEIRRARERGAKVYGETCPQYLYLDDRLYGRPGFEGAKFVMSPPLRPQGERRRLWEALRRGWLQTVATDHCSFNYGTGRGASKRLGLRDFSLIPNGAPGVEARLLLMWDAVAGGTLSAGRFVELVSEAPARLHGLYPRKGCLKPGSDADIVVLDPRRRHRFRAKTHFANVDYEPYEGRAVRGSVRDVFLRGRPLVEGFKPAGAPPSGVFLKRKAVH; translated from the coding sequence ATGCGATTCGACCTCGTGGTGAAGGGCGGGACGATCCTGTCTCCGAAGGGCAAGGTGCGGGCGGACGTCGGCGTGCGCGGGGAGAAGGTCGCGGCGCTGGCCCCGCGGCTCGACGAACGCGGCGCGCGGACCGTCGACGCGAAGGGCTGCTTCGTGCTCCCCGGCGGGGTCGACGCGCACACCCATTTCGACCTCCCGTACCGGGGGACGACGACCGCCGACGACTTCGCGACGGGGACGCTCGCCGCGGCCATGGGGGGGACCACCACGGTCCTCGACTTCGCCACGCAGGAGCGCGGGGGCTCGATGCTCGACGCCCTCGACGAGTGGCACGGGAAGGCGAACGGGAAGTCGTTCACGGACTACGGCTTCCACATGGCCGTGACCGACCTCCCCGAGACCCGCCTGCGGGAGCTCGACGAGGTCGCGGCCGAGGGGTGCCCGAGCTTCAAGTTCTACATGGCCTACCCGGGCGTCCTCATGCTCGAGGACCGGCACATCTTCCGGGGGATGCTGCGCCTGCGCTCTCTGGGCGCGCTCGCGATGGTCCACGCGGAGAACGGCGGGCTCGTCGCCGAGCTCGTCGCGCGCGCCCGTGCCGAGGGGAAGACCGCTCCGCGCTGGCACGCGCGCACGCGGCCCATGGCGGCCGAGGCCGAGGCGGCGCACCGCGCCATCGCGCTCGCCGAGGCCGCGGACTGCCCGCTCTACGTCGTGCACGTCACCTGCGGGGCCTCCATGGAGGAGATCCGCCGCGCGCGCGAACGGGGCGCGAAGGTCTACGGGGAGACCTGCCCGCAGTACCTCTATCTCGACGACCGCCTCTACGGGCGCCCGGGCTTCGAGGGCGCCAAGTTCGTCATGTCCCCGCCGCTTCGGCCGCAGGGGGAGCGGCGCAGGCTCTGGGAGGCGCTGCGCCGGGGCTGGCTGCAGACGGTCGCCACCGACCACTGCTCGTTCAACTACGGGACCGGCCGGGGCGCCTCCAAGCGGCTCGGCCTCCGGGACTTCAGCCTCATCCCCAACGGCGCTCCGGGCGTCGAAGCGCGCCTGCTCCTGATGTGGGACGCCGTGGCCGGGGGGACGCTGAGCGCCGGGCGCTTCGTCGAGCTCGTCAGCGAGGCGCCGGCCCGCCTGCACGGGCTTTATCCGCGCAAGGGCTGCCTGAAGCCCGGCTCGGACGCGGACATCGTGGTGCTCGACCCGCGCCGCCGCCACCGCTTCCGCGCGAAGACGCATTTCGCGAACGTGGACTACGAGCCCTACGAGGGGCGGGCCGTGCGGGGCTCCGTGCGCGACGTGTTCCTGCGCGGACGGCCCCTCGTCGAGGGATTCAAGCCCGCCGGCGCCCCGCCGAGCGGGGTCTTCCTCAAGCGCAAAGCCGTCCACTGA
- a CDS encoding PAS domain S-box protein gives MLIARPSSVPDPAAGSAPEGASRRSSAEAPVPTASRRPFARLRFTTELRVLLEAVGALVAVEFLLLVLTGGRAGLARSAVVTAATAFLCAPFFYVCIVRGRYRQLVAETRLRRDFQMQSFLRAIEEACREDEPLTVTFERVLGVFLSSPCVPLLPKAAVLVARPDRRGFEVAARQGLDLSTESCWEDGARSCPLGAGACPCVRPVAELPRESFLASPGRCCIPVVGGKKTLGLLALRVPEGHAWSEEERFSLRSAADLLGRHLARREAFSELERVERRDRRIVEASPEAILLAGADGTIIDVNPGAVRLFGGSREALWGRTLSELVDEKDGPELRRFLHDVLAGTGGPRRSHWRLGPAGGRRHVEAFGAVLLEEGGPRVVVYALDVGERCDAEEECRRFAAAVEQAAEAVVVADAAGVVRHVNPAYTEVTGYPAAEVVGVGAEVLRGRDVDMGFFRTLRNAVKAGASSKGRIISRRREGTFYEEEATIHPVRGASGEIVSYVGVRRDVTTQARLEERLRQAEKMEGVGMLAGGVAHDFNNLLTLIMGYNALIADGLDSKSPLNAFTRSIRKAAEGAAAMTKQLLAFSRRQVIAPRVLDLNAVVTDASRMLRRLVRENITFIEDLQPGLWSIRADPGQVDQVILNLVVNARDAMPKGGKLTIGTANETLPAGTRPDPRTGLNPGDYVVLTVSDTGTGMDAAVRERIFEPFFTTKELGKGTGLGLATVYGIVKQNAGSVTVRSEPGRGSSFEIRLPRVEGEPVSQRARPPGRSHGGHETLLVVEDSPELRRLIERTLRESGYKVLHAESAEEALALSKDYSGEVHLLLTDIVLPGMGGMELVRTLSDLRPEMKVLCMSGYAWASGHEALPYNAVLLHKPFDGDTLLRNIRQTLG, from the coding sequence TTGCTCATCGCGCGTCCGAGTTCCGTGCCGGACCCCGCCGCCGGGAGCGCTCCCGAAGGCGCTTCGCGCCGTTCTTCCGCCGAAGCCCCTGTCCCGACGGCGTCCCGCCGTCCCTTCGCGCGGCTGCGCTTCACGACCGAGCTCCGCGTCCTGCTCGAGGCCGTCGGCGCGCTGGTCGCCGTCGAGTTCCTCCTTCTCGTCCTGACCGGGGGGAGGGCCGGCCTGGCGCGCAGCGCGGTCGTCACCGCCGCGACGGCCTTCCTGTGCGCGCCGTTCTTCTACGTCTGCATCGTTCGCGGCCGCTACCGCCAGCTCGTCGCCGAGACCCGACTGCGCAGGGATTTCCAGATGCAGAGCTTCCTGCGCGCGATCGAGGAGGCCTGCCGGGAGGATGAGCCGCTCACGGTGACCTTCGAGCGCGTGCTCGGGGTCTTCCTCTCCTCCCCCTGCGTGCCCCTGCTCCCGAAGGCGGCCGTGCTCGTCGCGAGGCCGGACCGCCGGGGCTTCGAGGTCGCGGCGCGCCAGGGCCTGGACCTCTCGACGGAGTCCTGCTGGGAGGACGGCGCGCGGAGCTGTCCGCTCGGAGCAGGGGCCTGCCCGTGCGTGCGGCCGGTGGCCGAGCTCCCGAGGGAATCCTTCCTGGCGAGCCCCGGGCGCTGCTGCATCCCCGTCGTCGGCGGAAAGAAGACCCTGGGCCTGCTGGCGCTGCGCGTCCCCGAAGGGCATGCGTGGAGCGAGGAGGAGCGCTTCTCTCTGCGTTCGGCGGCCGACCTTCTCGGCCGCCACCTGGCCCGCCGCGAGGCCTTCTCGGAGCTCGAACGCGTCGAGCGGCGCGACCGACGCATCGTCGAGGCGTCTCCGGAGGCGATCCTGCTCGCGGGGGCCGACGGGACGATCATCGACGTCAATCCCGGGGCGGTGCGCCTCTTCGGAGGGAGCCGGGAGGCCCTCTGGGGCCGCACGCTCTCCGAGCTCGTCGACGAGAAGGACGGCCCCGAGCTGCGCCGCTTCCTGCACGATGTCCTCGCGGGCACGGGAGGTCCGCGCCGCTCGCACTGGCGGCTGGGCCCGGCGGGAGGGCGGAGACACGTCGAGGCCTTCGGCGCGGTCCTCCTCGAGGAGGGAGGACCGAGGGTCGTCGTCTACGCCCTGGACGTCGGGGAGCGCTGCGACGCCGAGGAGGAGTGCCGCCGTTTCGCGGCGGCCGTCGAGCAAGCGGCCGAGGCCGTGGTCGTCGCCGACGCGGCCGGCGTGGTGCGGCACGTCAACCCCGCCTACACGGAGGTCACCGGCTACCCGGCGGCGGAGGTCGTCGGGGTCGGCGCCGAGGTCCTGCGCGGCCGCGACGTGGACATGGGCTTCTTCCGGACCCTGCGCAACGCCGTCAAGGCCGGGGCCTCCTCGAAGGGACGGATCATCAGCCGCCGCCGCGAAGGGACCTTCTACGAGGAGGAGGCCACGATCCATCCGGTCCGCGGCGCCTCCGGGGAGATCGTCAGCTACGTCGGCGTGCGCCGCGACGTGACGACGCAGGCCCGCCTCGAGGAGCGCCTGCGCCAGGCCGAGAAGATGGAGGGGGTGGGCATGCTGGCCGGCGGCGTGGCCCACGACTTCAACAACCTCCTCACCCTCATCATGGGCTACAACGCTCTCATCGCCGACGGCCTCGACAGCAAGAGCCCTCTCAACGCCTTCACGCGCTCCATCCGCAAGGCCGCCGAGGGGGCCGCCGCGATGACGAAGCAGCTGCTCGCCTTCAGCCGGCGCCAGGTCATCGCGCCGCGCGTGCTGGACCTCAACGCCGTCGTCACCGACGCCAGCCGCATGCTCCGCCGGCTCGTGCGCGAGAACATCACCTTCATCGAGGACCTCCAGCCGGGGCTCTGGAGCATCCGCGCCGACCCGGGGCAGGTCGACCAGGTCATCCTGAACCTCGTGGTCAACGCGAGGGACGCCATGCCCAAGGGCGGGAAGCTCACGATCGGCACGGCCAACGAGACGCTCCCGGCCGGGACGCGCCCGGACCCGCGCACGGGGCTCAACCCGGGAGACTACGTCGTGCTCACGGTGAGCGACACGGGGACCGGCATGGATGCCGCCGTGCGCGAGCGCATCTTCGAGCCCTTCTTCACGACCAAGGAGCTGGGGAAGGGCACCGGCCTGGGTCTGGCCACGGTCTACGGCATCGTCAAGCAGAACGCGGGGAGCGTCACGGTGCGCAGCGAGCCGGGGCGCGGCTCGAGCTTCGAGATCCGCCTGCCCCGGGTCGAGGGCGAGCCCGTTTCCCAGCGCGCGCGGCCCCCTGGCCGCTCGCACGGCGGGCACGAGACCCTCCTCGTCGTCGAGGACAGTCCGGAGCTGCGGCGGCTCATCGAGCGGACCCTCCGGGAGAGCGGCTACAAGGTCCTGCACGCCGAGAGCGCGGAGGAGGCGCTCGCGCTCTCCAAGGACTACTCCGGAGAGGTCCACCTCCTCCTCACCGACATCGTGCTCCCCGGCATGGGGGGCATGGAGCTCGTCCGCACCCTCTCCGACCTCCGCCCCGAGATGAAGGTCCTCTGCATGTCCGGCTACGCGTGGGCGAGTGGCCACGAGGCGCTGCCCTACAACGCGGTGCTCCTGCACAAGCCCTTCGACGGCGACACCCTCCTGCGCAACATCCGGCAGACCCTCGGATAG
- a CDS encoding xanthine dehydrogenase family protein subunit M, which translates to MRGDPKTVFVLRPADPGEAVELYGCNPDAVPLAGGTDLLVGFNAGRFNGKKVLDLSRLSAWTRIEAVKGGVRIGALVTHSQIERHPLVLRRLPLLAEACSTVGAIQIRNRGTLGGNIANASPAGDSFPALAVYEASVHAVSREGRRSLPVLDLFTGVKKTALGPGELIEVVEVPFPKRAPDARLFRKVGSRRAQTISKTVCAGLLWLKGGKVEELRFAFGSVAPTVRRLKKIEAFLAGGRLTRERVEAACALLGDDISPIDDLRSTRQYRLEVSRNLLRSFLAR; encoded by the coding sequence GTGCGCGGTGACCCGAAGACGGTCTTCGTCCTGCGGCCCGCCGACCCGGGGGAGGCCGTCGAGCTCTACGGCTGCAACCCCGACGCGGTCCCGCTCGCCGGGGGGACCGACCTCCTCGTGGGCTTCAACGCCGGACGCTTCAACGGGAAGAAGGTCCTCGACCTCTCCCGGCTCTCCGCCTGGACGCGCATCGAGGCGGTGAAGGGCGGCGTGCGCATCGGCGCGCTCGTCACCCACTCCCAGATCGAACGGCACCCGCTCGTCCTGCGGCGCCTGCCGCTGCTCGCCGAGGCCTGCTCCACGGTGGGGGCCATCCAGATCCGCAACCGCGGCACGCTCGGAGGCAACATCGCCAACGCCTCCCCGGCCGGCGACAGCTTCCCGGCGCTCGCGGTCTACGAGGCCTCCGTCCACGCGGTCTCCAGGGAGGGGCGCCGCTCGCTGCCCGTGCTCGACCTCTTCACCGGGGTGAAGAAGACCGCGCTCGGCCCCGGGGAGCTCATCGAGGTCGTCGAGGTCCCTTTCCCGAAGCGCGCGCCCGACGCCCGGCTCTTCCGCAAGGTGGGCAGCCGCCGGGCCCAGACCATCTCGAAGACGGTCTGCGCCGGCCTGCTCTGGCTCAAGGGCGGGAAGGTGGAGGAGCTGCGCTTCGCCTTCGGCTCGGTCGCGCCCACGGTCCGGCGGCTGAAGAAGATCGAGGCCTTCCTCGCCGGCGGCCGCCTCACCCGCGAGCGCGTCGAGGCGGCCTGCGCGCTGCTCGGCGACGACATCTCTCCCATCGACGACCTCCGCTCGACCCGCCAGTACCGGCTCGAAGTCTCCCGCAACCTCCTGCGCTCCTTCCTCGCGCGGTAG
- a CDS encoding (2Fe-2S)-binding protein, protein MNITLKVNGKKRTYRGEPFKRLIDVLREDFRLTGTKEGCGEGECGACTILLDGAPVNSCLIPVCQADGRVVETVESLGTLKQMSALQKAFLEEGGAQCGICTPGMLMSAAAHLRAGGKTDEASIRRALGGNLCRCTGYQHIVDSVRKAAKALGASGRRRAR, encoded by the coding sequence ATGAACATCACGCTTAAGGTCAACGGGAAGAAGAGGACCTACCGCGGCGAGCCGTTCAAGCGGCTCATCGACGTGCTCCGCGAGGACTTCCGCCTGACCGGTACGAAGGAGGGCTGCGGCGAGGGGGAGTGCGGCGCTTGCACGATCCTTCTCGACGGAGCTCCCGTCAACAGCTGCCTCATCCCGGTCTGTCAGGCCGACGGCCGGGTCGTCGAGACCGTCGAATCCCTGGGCACGCTCAAGCAGATGAGCGCTCTGCAGAAGGCCTTCCTCGAGGAGGGCGGGGCGCAGTGCGGGATCTGCACGCCCGGCATGCTCATGTCGGCCGCCGCGCACCTGCGCGCGGGCGGGAAGACCGACGAGGCGAGCATCCGCAGGGCGCTGGGCGGGAACCTCTGCCGCTGCACCGGCTATCAGCACATCGTCGACTCCGTCCGGAAGGCCGCGAAGGCCCTGGGCGCTTCCGGGAGGCGCCGTGCGCGGTGA
- a CDS encoding xanthine dehydrogenase family protein molybdopterin-binding subunit — MASVGADVPRKEGPEKLVGAAKYIDDYELPGCLYGVTVRSSIPHGRIKRIHYAPHFPWAEYVVAVAKDIPGRNVVACIDMDQPLLAATEVRHPMEPIALIAHPDRARAYEALQHVTVEYEPRVPALTIDESMALKALVREPDNVFKDILIEKGDLSTGFAQADLVVEGEYLVPHQEQAYIEPNGVAAWVEKDGTLTVLGSLQCPYYVHKALQEAFGLPAEKVRVMQAVTGGAFGGKEDFPSVLAGHAALLAWKSGRPVKMIYDRPEDMASTTKRHPARVRHRTGVSRDGRLLAQDIEVSMDGGAYMTLTPVVISRGAIHAAGAYDCPNVRIRAKAFATNTPSNGAFRGFGAPQTLFAAELHMDKLAEALGLDPVEIRRRNVLRVGGVTATGQTLKDSVGAEDVLEACAKRSRFDRRRKECAAWNRKAGAPTWRGIGFSLAYHGGGFTGSGEDYLASKAGVALDAEGRLRVLAGSTEMGQGASTVFAQIAADAFGVPYDWVVVQQPDTSKVPDSGPTVASRTTMVVGRLVERATRRLREEFVKAVGPVPASRPAFRRAALRFLAGAPSRESIVQYERPPGIVWDDKTYKGDAYGCFAYAALAVELEVDKLTFEVRVRKVWTAQEIGTVVHPRFAEGQIMGGTLQGLGYALFENPVYRDGVMRNPHFTDYIIPTAVDAPPMDVLILEKPYAYGGFGAKGLGELPMDVPAPAVASALRQALGRWFTELPVLPERICKALTEPHEHHA; from the coding sequence ATGGCCTCCGTAGGAGCCGACGTCCCGCGCAAGGAAGGGCCCGAGAAGCTCGTCGGGGCGGCCAAGTACATCGACGACTACGAGCTTCCCGGCTGTCTCTACGGCGTCACCGTCCGCTCCTCCATCCCCCACGGCCGCATCAAGCGCATCCACTACGCCCCGCACTTCCCGTGGGCCGAGTACGTCGTCGCCGTCGCCAAGGACATCCCCGGCCGCAACGTGGTCGCCTGCATCGACATGGACCAGCCGCTGCTCGCGGCGACGGAGGTCCGGCACCCGATGGAGCCCATCGCGCTCATCGCGCACCCGGACCGGGCGCGGGCCTATGAGGCCCTCCAGCACGTCACCGTCGAATACGAGCCCCGCGTGCCGGCGCTCACCATCGACGAGTCCATGGCGCTCAAGGCGCTCGTGCGCGAGCCGGACAACGTCTTCAAGGACATCCTCATCGAGAAGGGCGACCTCTCCACGGGCTTCGCGCAGGCCGACCTGGTGGTCGAGGGCGAGTACCTCGTGCCCCACCAGGAGCAGGCGTACATCGAGCCCAACGGCGTCGCCGCCTGGGTGGAGAAGGACGGCACCCTCACGGTGCTGGGCTCGCTCCAGTGCCCCTATTACGTGCACAAGGCCCTCCAGGAGGCCTTCGGCCTCCCCGCCGAGAAGGTCCGCGTGATGCAGGCCGTCACGGGCGGCGCCTTCGGCGGCAAGGAGGACTTCCCCTCGGTGCTCGCGGGCCACGCGGCCCTGCTGGCCTGGAAGTCCGGCCGTCCGGTGAAGATGATCTACGACCGGCCCGAGGACATGGCGTCGACGACCAAGCGCCACCCGGCCCGGGTACGCCACCGCACGGGCGTCTCGAGGGACGGCCGGCTCCTCGCGCAGGACATCGAGGTCTCCATGGACGGCGGGGCGTACATGACCCTCACCCCCGTCGTGATCTCGCGCGGCGCCATCCATGCCGCGGGCGCCTACGACTGCCCCAACGTGCGCATCCGCGCCAAGGCCTTCGCGACGAACACCCCGTCCAACGGGGCCTTCCGCGGCTTCGGCGCCCCGCAGACCCTTTTCGCGGCCGAGCTCCACATGGACAAGCTCGCCGAGGCCCTGGGGCTGGACCCCGTCGAGATCCGCCGGCGCAACGTCCTGCGCGTGGGCGGGGTCACGGCCACCGGGCAGACGCTGAAGGACAGCGTCGGCGCCGAGGACGTCCTCGAGGCCTGCGCCAAGCGCTCCCGGTTCGACCGGCGCCGCAAGGAGTGCGCGGCCTGGAACCGGAAGGCCGGCGCTCCGACCTGGCGCGGCATCGGGTTCTCGCTCGCCTATCACGGCGGCGGCTTCACCGGCAGCGGCGAGGACTACCTCGCCAGCAAGGCCGGGGTCGCGCTCGACGCCGAGGGGCGCCTGCGGGTCCTGGCGGGCTCCACCGAGATGGGCCAGGGCGCCTCGACGGTCTTCGCGCAGATCGCGGCCGACGCCTTCGGCGTGCCCTACGACTGGGTCGTCGTCCAGCAGCCCGACACCTCCAAGGTCCCCGACAGCGGTCCCACGGTCGCCAGCCGGACGACGATGGTGGTCGGGCGCCTCGTCGAGCGCGCGACGCGCCGTCTCCGGGAGGAGTTCGTGAAGGCGGTGGGCCCGGTGCCCGCGTCCCGGCCCGCCTTCCGCCGGGCCGCGCTCCGCTTCCTCGCCGGGGCCCCGTCGCGGGAGTCCATCGTCCAGTACGAGCGCCCTCCGGGCATCGTCTGGGACGACAAGACCTATAAAGGAGACGCCTACGGCTGTTTCGCGTACGCGGCCCTCGCCGTCGAGCTCGAGGTGGACAAGCTCACCTTCGAGGTCCGCGTCCGCAAGGTCTGGACCGCGCAGGAGATCGGGACGGTCGTCCACCCGCGCTTCGCCGAGGGCCAGATCATGGGGGGGACCCTGCAGGGACTGGGGTACGCCCTTTTCGAGAACCCCGTCTACCGCGACGGCGTCATGCGCAACCCCCATTTCACCGACTACATCATCCCGACCGCCGTGGACGCGCCGCCGATGGACGTGCTCATCCTCGAGAAGCCCTACGCCTACGGGGGCTTCGGCGCGAAGGGGCTCGGAGAGCTTCCCATGGACGTGCCGGCGCCGGCCGTCGCCTCCGCGCTGCGGCAGGCCCTGGGCCGCTGGTTCACCGAGCTCCCGGTGCTCCCCGAGCGGATCTGCAAGGCGCTCACCGAACCCCATGAACATCACGCTTAA
- the xdh gene encoding selenium-dependent xanthine dehydrogenase: protein MDTIVRWTLNGKPREYRGSPERSLLHHLRDELGVTSAKDGCSPQAACGACTVQVGGKATLACATKMGRLESAEVVTIEGLDPFVQEAFAEAFAQKGGSQCGFCIPGFILRADALLKTNPSPSREEVAKALQHNLCRCTGYVKIIDSILLAAEALRTRKPVPVPKQTGKWGSRLPKYDIKDVVLGRRPFVADLKVPGMLHAAFRFSDHPRAVVRRIDASKALKLAGVERVLTAKDVPGDRVVGLIVKDWPVLIAEGETTHYVGDVLAVAVAATRELAREAAALIQVDYEVLEPVLDPLKALEPGAPKVHPAGNELEVSVAKKGDVEKAFKECAHIVEQVYTTQLVEHAFLETEACLAEPDADGLRVYSQTQGVYEDRKQIAKLLGLPEAKVRVVLVPNGGGFGGKEDLSVQGQTALAAWLLKKPVRTAITRDESIRLHPKRHPLRMEYKLGCDAQGRLLALRARIVGDSGAYASVGGKVLERACGHAAGAYDVPNVDIRAVAVYTNNLPCGAMRGFGANQATFAMESAFDELCEKGGFDRWKVRWENALTEGRATATGQILDRSVGVRATLSAVQEEFYKDPKAGLACGIKNCGIGNGMNDVGNAKIFVRSPERIELYHGWTEMGQGVHTVAVQTFCEETGLPPELVSVRTDTADDVPCGMTTSSRATSLVGHALIDACKAFKKDLKEKGLAKMAGLTYPGTWVCDWSTKPGADTGGKPVCTHYSYSYASQVVHLDEKGEVREIVAAHDAGKIVNRTLFEGQIEGSLHMGLGYALCEELELEGGRPKSTRLRDLGILRAHQTPKLTVIGVEVPDVHGPHGAKGVGEIGLVPTAGAVANALARFDGVRRRSLPLKRKK from the coding sequence ATGGACACCATCGTCCGCTGGACGCTCAACGGGAAGCCCCGGGAGTACCGCGGCTCCCCCGAACGCTCGCTGCTGCACCACCTGCGCGACGAGCTCGGGGTGACCTCGGCCAAGGACGGCTGCTCCCCCCAGGCGGCCTGCGGCGCCTGCACCGTGCAGGTCGGCGGCAAGGCGACGCTCGCCTGCGCGACGAAGATGGGACGGCTCGAGAGCGCCGAGGTCGTCACCATCGAAGGCCTCGACCCCTTCGTGCAGGAGGCCTTCGCGGAGGCCTTCGCCCAGAAGGGCGGCTCCCAGTGCGGCTTCTGCATCCCGGGCTTCATCCTGCGCGCCGACGCGCTCCTCAAGACGAACCCCTCTCCCTCCCGCGAGGAAGTCGCCAAAGCGCTCCAGCACAACCTCTGCCGCTGCACCGGCTACGTGAAGATCATCGACTCCATCCTGCTCGCCGCCGAGGCCCTCCGGACCCGCAAGCCGGTCCCGGTCCCGAAGCAGACCGGGAAATGGGGCAGCCGCCTCCCGAAGTACGACATCAAGGACGTCGTGCTGGGCCGCCGCCCCTTCGTCGCGGACCTGAAGGTCCCCGGCATGCTCCACGCCGCCTTCCGCTTCAGCGACCACCCCCGCGCCGTCGTCCGGCGCATCGACGCCTCGAAGGCCCTGAAGCTCGCCGGCGTCGAGCGCGTCCTCACGGCCAAGGACGTCCCCGGGGACCGCGTCGTCGGCCTCATCGTGAAGGACTGGCCCGTCCTGATCGCCGAGGGCGAGACCACCCATTACGTCGGCGACGTGCTCGCGGTCGCCGTCGCCGCGACGCGGGAGCTCGCGCGCGAGGCCGCCGCGCTCATACAGGTGGACTACGAAGTCCTCGAGCCCGTCCTCGACCCGCTCAAGGCGCTGGAGCCGGGCGCCCCGAAGGTCCATCCCGCCGGCAACGAGCTCGAGGTCTCCGTCGCGAAGAAGGGCGACGTCGAGAAGGCCTTCAAGGAATGCGCCCATATCGTCGAGCAGGTCTACACGACCCAGCTGGTCGAGCACGCCTTCCTCGAGACCGAGGCCTGCCTCGCGGAGCCCGACGCGGACGGACTGCGCGTCTACTCCCAGACCCAGGGCGTCTATGAGGACCGCAAGCAGATCGCGAAGCTCCTCGGCCTGCCGGAAGCGAAGGTCCGCGTCGTCCTCGTCCCCAACGGCGGAGGCTTCGGCGGCAAGGAAGACCTGTCGGTGCAGGGGCAGACCGCCCTGGCCGCCTGGCTCCTCAAAAAGCCGGTCCGGACCGCGATCACCCGCGATGAGAGCATCCGCCTCCACCCCAAGCGCCACCCGCTGCGCATGGAGTACAAGCTCGGCTGCGACGCGCAGGGCCGCCTCCTCGCCCTGCGAGCCCGCATCGTCGGAGACTCCGGCGCGTACGCTTCGGTCGGCGGCAAGGTGCTCGAGCGCGCCTGCGGGCACGCCGCCGGCGCCTACGACGTCCCCAACGTGGACATCCGCGCCGTCGCCGTCTACACGAACAACCTTCCCTGCGGCGCGATGCGCGGCTTCGGCGCCAACCAGGCGACCTTCGCCATGGAGAGCGCCTTCGACGAGCTCTGCGAGAAGGGCGGCTTCGACCGCTGGAAGGTCCGCTGGGAGAACGCCCTGACCGAGGGGCGCGCCACCGCCACCGGCCAGATCCTCGACCGCAGCGTCGGCGTGCGCGCCACCCTTTCGGCGGTCCAGGAGGAGTTCTACAAGGACCCGAAAGCCGGGCTCGCCTGCGGGATCAAGAACTGCGGCATCGGCAACGGCATGAACGACGTCGGCAACGCGAAGATCTTCGTCCGCTCGCCCGAGCGCATCGAGCTCTACCACGGCTGGACCGAGATGGGACAGGGGGTGCACACGGTCGCGGTGCAGACCTTCTGCGAGGAGACCGGCCTCCCGCCGGAGCTCGTGAGCGTCCGCACCGACACCGCCGACGACGTCCCCTGCGGGATGACCACCTCCTCGCGGGCGACGAGCCTCGTCGGGCACGCGCTCATCGACGCCTGCAAGGCCTTCAAGAAGGACCTGAAGGAGAAGGGTCTCGCGAAGATGGCCGGCCTGACCTATCCGGGGACCTGGGTCTGCGACTGGTCCACGAAGCCGGGCGCGGACACCGGAGGCAAGCCCGTCTGCACCCACTACTCCTACAGCTACGCCTCGCAGGTCGTCCACCTCGACGAGAAGGGCGAGGTCCGGGAGATCGTCGCCGCCCACGATGCCGGGAAGATCGTCAACCGCACCCTCTTCGAGGGCCAGATCGAGGGCTCTCTCCACATGGGCCTGGGCTACGCGCTCTGCGAGGAGCTCGAGCTCGAGGGCGGACGCCCGAAGAGCACGCGCCTGCGCGACCTGGGGATCCTGCGGGCGCACCAGACGCCGAAGCTGACGGTCATCGGAGTCGAGGTCCCCGACGTCCACGGCCCGCACGGAGCCAAAGGCGTCGGGGAGATCGGCTTGGTGCCGACGGCCGGCGCCGTCGCCAACGCCTTGGCCAGGTTCGACGGGGTGCGCAGACGGTCCCTACCTTTGAAGAGGAAGAAATAA